One region of Candidatus Poribacteria bacterium genomic DNA includes:
- a CDS encoding sugar phosphate isomerase/epimerase, with protein MNPSENVSRQESLDALSGSLAQMIPACNENGMKIALEFEKGCPLDNYREGVAFIEETGLQVYLTCDTYHLFNDGAEPHTAAHAMKACLGDVHVSGSNRGEPGGGVFDFETFAQGLKEVGFSGPLVVQYKMEDVASIARSCEFTKEFRSMIQA; from the coding sequence GTGAACCCCTCCGAAAACGTATCGCGACAGGAATCTCTGGACGCACTTTCCGGGAGTCTGGCTCAGATGATACCTGCTTGCAATGAAAACGGGATGAAGATTGCGCTTGAGTTTGAGAAAGGGTGTCCGCTTGATAACTATCGGGAAGGCGTGGCATTCATTGAGGAAACCGGTCTGCAGGTCTATCTGACGTGTGATACGTATCATCTTTTTAACGATGGGGCTGAACCGCACACGGCGGCACACGCCATGAAGGCATGCCTCGGTGATGTGCATGTATCGGGGAGTAACCGCGGTGAACCGGGGGGTGGTGTTTTCGATTTTGAGACGTTTGCGCAGGGTTTGAAGGAGGTCGGTTTCTCGGGTCCGCTCGTTGTCCAATACAAGATGGAAGATGTAGCGAGTATTGCGCGCAGTTGCGAGTTTACCAAAGAGTTTCGATCGATGATACAAGCATAG
- a CDS encoding ATP phosphoribosyltransferase regulatory subunit has translation MEKFDKPAGTNDFLPEQMIQRNFVENIVRETFETYGYAQVQTPLFESFALLSEQSGEEIRHKMFTFVGSDRVDYALRPELTAPVCRLIANGKLKHLPYPYKLYYIGQCARQEPVADGTEVKREFRQAGVELIGPTSAHADAEIITMPIRVLEKLNVSHTKLRIGNTRVFREIFKQSALDPKDQAEMIWDIDHLVSLRNESELWDIETLQDTLNMLRRLQGSDYQGDYKIDTAAIQNLVESTAPALAEKLPVIAEETYKARWHRYLNVSEEMAQCCIDISKVCGDRNTVMTAWETLLGDTAQAARQELLALCNCLENYGITDFEINLGITRGFDFYTGTVFQIELPEKRLPLCGGGRYDNLIASFGGPSIPGAGFAFQFDALVEAFTDTSKVPVNGRKDYFIAVETPEGIAEAQRLAETLRKSGKNVEVDLMERDLQAQQDYASQANYDYLLCLVSDELIRRIQIETGDTEVVTLDGLL, from the coding sequence ATGGAAAAGTTTGATAAACCTGCTGGGACGAATGATTTTCTACCTGAGCAGATGATTCAGCGAAATTTCGTTGAAAATATCGTTCGTGAAACCTTTGAAACCTATGGATATGCACAGGTTCAGACCCCGTTGTTTGAATCCTTTGCCCTATTATCGGAGCAATCCGGCGAAGAGATCCGTCACAAGATGTTCACGTTCGTCGGTTCGGATCGGGTGGATTACGCTCTGAGACCTGAGCTGACTGCTCCTGTCTGTAGACTCATTGCCAATGGCAAACTAAAACACCTTCCTTATCCGTATAAACTCTACTATATCGGGCAGTGTGCCCGGCAGGAACCGGTTGCTGATGGTACCGAAGTAAAACGGGAATTCCGACAAGCAGGTGTTGAACTTATCGGACCGACTTCTGCCCACGCAGACGCTGAAATCATTACGATGCCGATCCGAGTCCTTGAGAAACTCAACGTCTCGCATACAAAGTTAAGAATTGGAAATACGAGAGTCTTCCGTGAGATTTTCAAACAGAGCGCGCTGGATCCAAAAGACCAAGCAGAAATGATTTGGGACATCGACCATCTTGTAAGTCTCCGTAACGAAAGTGAACTTTGGGATATCGAAACACTGCAGGATACACTCAATATGCTGCGGCGTCTGCAAGGATCTGACTACCAAGGCGATTACAAAATTGATACCGCCGCAATTCAGAATTTAGTCGAAAGCACTGCCCCTGCCTTAGCAGAGAAACTACCCGTAATTGCTGAGGAGACTTATAAGGCGAGATGGCACCGGTATCTCAATGTTTCTGAAGAGATGGCACAGTGTTGTATAGATATCTCAAAGGTTTGTGGTGATAGAAACACTGTGATGACAGCATGGGAGACGCTTCTCGGCGATACCGCACAAGCAGCACGTCAGGAACTGCTTGCTCTCTGTAACTGTCTGGAAAACTACGGTATTACAGATTTTGAAATTAATTTGGGTATCACGCGTGGGTTCGATTTCTATACCGGAACGGTTTTTCAGATCGAGTTGCCTGAGAAACGTTTACCACTCTGTGGTGGCGGGAGATACGACAACCTGATCGCTTCCTTCGGCGGTCCGTCAATACCTGGTGCTGGATTTGCGTTTCAATTTGACGCACTTGTAGAAGCCTTTACTGACACGAGCAAGGTACCTGTTAATGGGAGAAAAGACTACTTCATCGCAGTGGAAACACCTGAAGGCATTGCGGAAGCACAACGACTTGCTGAAACGTTGCGGAAATCAGGTAAGAACGTTGAAGTAGATTTGATGGAACGTGATTTGCAGGCACAACAGGATTATGCCAGCCAAGCGAACTACGATTACTTGCTCTGCTTGGTCTCTGATGAGTTGATCCGCCGAATTCAAATCGAAACCGGTGACACAGAAGTGGTCACCCTCGACGGTCTCCTTTAG
- the hisG gene encoding ATP phosphoribosyltransferase: MQTESQRTLKLLLPKGSLQADTLEMFQRAGYELNGYNATDRSYRATFQNDSEFQIKISRPQEIPVYVGMDDFYDVGITGQDWVEETDADVEEILPLEYGHIDIILAVREERDDLNTFDDLVNISDRDIRISTEYLNIAEKYILEKTENRIAPTILTPWRRLNTLGSYQSPITLMLSFGATEGKPPEEADAIIDNSTASRRTLKANELKVIELLRESESTLIANPKALRDSWKQEKIEELKQTLRKGLRRRRSQALPGHI, from the coding sequence ATGCAAACGGAATCACAACGGACGCTGAAACTACTGTTACCGAAAGGGAGTCTACAGGCGGATACGCTTGAAATGTTTCAGCGCGCCGGTTACGAACTTAATGGTTATAACGCGACGGATAGATCCTATCGTGCAACTTTCCAAAATGATAGCGAATTTCAAATCAAAATTTCGCGTCCCCAAGAGATACCGGTCTACGTCGGCATGGATGATTTCTATGATGTAGGAATTACCGGTCAAGATTGGGTCGAAGAAACTGACGCAGATGTTGAAGAAATATTGCCGCTCGAATACGGACATATTGATATTATCCTCGCGGTGCGTGAAGAACGAGACGACCTCAACACATTTGATGATCTGGTGAATATCTCAGATAGAGATATCCGCATATCTACCGAATACTTGAACATTGCCGAGAAATATATCCTTGAAAAGACGGAAAATAGAATCGCTCCTACGATTCTAACACCGTGGAGACGACTGAACACTCTCGGCAGTTACCAATCGCCTATCACGCTTATGTTGTCTTTTGGTGCCACCGAAGGGAAACCCCCAGAAGAAGCGGATGCCATAATTGACAATTCTACGGCATCACGGCGCACCCTCAAGGCGAATGAGCTTAAGGTGATCGAACTGTTGCGCGAATCCGAATCCACTCTGATTGCGAATCCGAAGGCACTCCGGGACTCATGGAAACAGGAGAAGATTGAAGAATTGAAGCAGACCCTCCGGAAAGGTTTGCGTAGACGGCGGAGTCAAGCACTCCCCGGGCACATTTAA
- the hisS gene encoding histidine--tRNA ligase, which translates to MATPFIKPRVPRGMRDILPEQMIRRQYVIDVIRDVFEEFGFEPLQTPALELSEVLTGKYGPEAEKLIYQAGHVGGKEDISLRYDLSVPLCRVVAMHPQLPKPFKRYQIDPVWRAERPQKGRYRQFFQCDADTVGTESMLADAENVTLIYQVLTRLGFEQFEININDRKLITGIGQFAGVPEEQLGGLYRSIDKLDKIGLAGVRDELAENQIPEPVIEKLLALLQIEGDTATVLNALSEQLGDSEVAREGVVELEDLDSYLTTLGVPDKFYRMNVSMVRGLEYYTGPIYETVVEEPKIGSITGGGRYDELIGSFSKQSYPATGTSFGIERIIDVMEEFDMFPTTVGKTVTQVLVTVFDADLAQESLKLATLLRQSGIRTEVYSRPTRLSTQIKYADTKGIPYAVILGSDELEAGSVAIRNLASREQHIVPREEFVGHIQRWIDG; encoded by the coding sequence ATGGCAACCCCTTTTATTAAACCGCGCGTCCCGCGCGGGATGCGAGACATTCTACCTGAGCAGATGATTCGCAGACAGTATGTTATAGATGTGATTCGGGACGTGTTCGAGGAATTTGGGTTTGAACCCCTGCAAACACCTGCATTAGAATTATCGGAAGTCCTCACGGGCAAATACGGACCGGAAGCTGAAAAACTCATTTATCAGGCAGGACACGTTGGCGGAAAAGAGGACATTTCCCTTCGTTACGACCTGTCAGTACCGCTTTGCCGAGTTGTTGCGATGCATCCGCAACTGCCGAAACCGTTTAAGCGATACCAAATCGATCCCGTCTGGCGAGCGGAACGCCCGCAAAAAGGACGTTACCGTCAATTTTTCCAGTGCGATGCGGATACGGTAGGCACCGAAAGTATGCTCGCTGATGCTGAAAACGTTACTCTCATCTATCAAGTACTAACTCGACTCGGTTTTGAACAATTCGAGATTAATATTAACGATCGAAAATTAATCACCGGCATCGGACAATTCGCTGGTGTTCCTGAAGAACAACTCGGTGGACTCTATCGATCTATTGATAAGTTGGACAAAATTGGGCTTGCGGGGGTCCGGGACGAGTTAGCGGAAAATCAGATTCCGGAACCTGTCATTGAAAAATTGCTCGCGCTACTGCAGATTGAAGGTGATACAGCGACGGTGTTGAACGCACTCAGTGAACAACTCGGAGATTCCGAAGTGGCGAGAGAAGGTGTCGTGGAATTAGAAGACCTGGATAGCTATCTCACAACGCTTGGAGTACCCGACAAATTTTATAGGATGAACGTTTCAATGGTCCGTGGCTTGGAATATTACACTGGACCGATCTATGAAACCGTTGTTGAGGAACCGAAAATTGGGAGCATCACCGGGGGTGGCAGATACGATGAGCTCATCGGAAGTTTCAGTAAACAGAGTTACCCGGCAACCGGAACCAGTTTCGGTATTGAACGGATTATTGACGTGATGGAAGAATTTGATATGTTTCCAACGACCGTAGGCAAAACGGTGACACAGGTGTTAGTCACTGTTTTCGATGCTGACCTCGCCCAGGAATCCCTGAAATTGGCGACGCTTCTGCGCCAAAGTGGTATCCGGACAGAAGTCTACAGTCGTCCGACGCGACTCAGCACACAGATAAAGTATGCGGATACAAAAGGGATCCCGTATGCTGTCATTCTTGGCTCTGACGAATTAGAAGCAGGCAGCGTGGCGATTCGAAACCTCGCAAGCAGAGAGCAACACATCGTTCCGAGAGAAGAATTTGTTGGACACATCCAACGATGGATAGACGGCTAA
- a CDS encoding metallophosphoesterase produces the protein MKQFYQRPNFTRYIVILCCIVQAVQLTIAGCSHTKPYYHPDIPDSAKHESKTEDTLQYRLLLLGDGGIPKPDEPVLKTLREWAEKDPESTSIVFLGDNMYPEGMTERKKHEATTRLTPQLAVAKSSGAHGLFIPGNHDWAKGKSEGLKAVLAQEKFVNAALAGESNFLPPGGSPGPVALELPKTKPVVRLIVLDTQWWLHQHEKPQKSPEQVIEELGALLDTELPVIVVGHHPLESYGSHGGFYDWKAHLFPIRFMKKWLWIPIPIVGPIYPSARWYLYRSDQDMNGARNKNMVAQLNRAFSMRKLPPQGPPLLIYASGHEHSLQVLKGGVTDYLLVSGAAASRKVTEVMSGENTLFAHQHTGFMAIDFFSDEKVLLQVVEPKGKGVLFHRWLTF, from the coding sequence ATGAAGCAATTTTATCAACGCCCCAACTTCACTCGCTATATTGTTATTCTCTGTTGTATTGTTCAAGCAGTACAACTGACAATTGCGGGGTGTAGTCACACAAAACCGTATTATCATCCTGATATACCCGATAGTGCGAAACATGAGAGTAAAACGGAAGACACTCTCCAGTACCGTCTATTATTACTCGGTGATGGTGGTATCCCAAAACCGGATGAACCTGTTCTAAAAACGCTTAGGGAATGGGCGGAGAAGGATCCGGAAAGCACGAGTATTGTCTTTTTAGGAGATAACATGTATCCTGAAGGGATGACGGAGCGGAAAAAACATGAAGCAACGACTCGGCTTACACCACAACTCGCGGTTGCCAAATCTTCTGGAGCTCATGGACTCTTTATACCTGGTAATCATGATTGGGCGAAAGGAAAATCGGAAGGACTTAAGGCAGTTCTTGCACAAGAAAAGTTTGTCAACGCTGCCCTTGCGGGTGAATCGAATTTTCTTCCACCTGGTGGTTCACCCGGTCCTGTTGCACTCGAACTTCCAAAAACCAAACCTGTAGTCCGGCTTATCGTTCTGGACACGCAGTGGTGGCTCCATCAACACGAGAAACCGCAAAAATCTCCTGAACAGGTGATAGAAGAACTGGGAGCACTCTTAGATACGGAATTACCGGTCATTGTTGTCGGACATCATCCACTGGAAAGTTATGGATCACATGGTGGTTTCTACGACTGGAAGGCACACCTCTTTCCCATCAGATTTATGAAAAAGTGGCTCTGGATCCCGATACCGATAGTGGGTCCCATATATCCATCCGCACGGTGGTATCTTTACAGATCCGATCAAGACATGAACGGCGCACGCAACAAAAATATGGTAGCGCAGTTAAACCGAGCGTTTTCCATGCGAAAATTGCCACCGCAAGGTCCACCGCTCTTAATCTACGCTTCTGGGCATGAACACTCCTTGCAGGTTTTAAAAGGTGGAGTTACCGATTATCTTCTCGTAAGTGGGGCAGCAGCGAGCCGAAAAGTGACGGAAGTGATGTCTGGGGAAAATACACTTTTCGCACATCAACATACCGGTTTCATGGCGATAGATTTTTTCAGCGATGAAAAAGTTTTACTGCAAGTCGTTGAACCCAAAGGGAAAGGTGTCCTATTTCACCGATGGTTGACTTTTTAG